The segment AACGATGCTCCAGCTGAATGAGCCTATCCAGACTTCCTGGCTCAAGGGCGTACTCGCCTCAGTAGAGCTGCGTGGTAATGGTCCTATCTACTGGGACTCAGAGAATCAGCATCGCCAAGATCCCTACATGACGCTCGGAGCGCGCCTCGGCGTACGTCTTCCCTACGTCACCGTAGCCATCTGGGGACGTAACCTGACGGACACGCGCTATGCGACCTTCTACTTCCAGTCGTTTGGCAATTCGTTCCTCCAGCAGGCGCAGCCACGCACCTTCGGTGCTGACCTCTCCTTCCACTTCTAGAGGCGCTGATCAGCGACAACAAAGCAAGCCACCCGTTCGTCAGAGCGGGTGGCTTGCTTTTTATTTAGAGGTATGGGAGGCGGGGAAGTGTAGCATGAGATTTGCGCTATGCGAGACAACACCAAAAAAACGCTCCCGACGGGGCAAGGCCTCATCGGGAGCGTTGTATTAGGTGCGCTCTCAGTCGTAGTGAGCGCAGAGCGTGACACAAACGCAGAGCGTCTGCGCTAGCGGACTTAGTTCATCGCCCAGATCTCCTCGTCGGTCGGCACGTGGACGTGTGGCGACATGCGAGCGATGCGAGAGATGTTGAGTAGGTGCTTGTAGGTAAGGTTCTCCGAGATAGAGTTATTGCCCCAGCTACCGCAGCCTAGGGTTGTAGTCACGGAGAGACCGTTTTGGATCGATCCACCAGCCGTGATCGAGCAAGGCGCATTGACGATCAGACGCGAGATAGTGATCTCATCGCCAGCCTTGATGATGTTACCCTGATTGTTTGAGTGGATACCTGCCGTGTGGCCACTACCCTCCATCTTGAGGTTGGTATTGGCAATCTCAATAGCCTCGTCAAAGTGCTTGTAAGGCAGGCAGGTCATCACGGGACACATCTTCTCCTTGCAGATAGGATCGGCCGTGCCGACGCCCTTGGCAGGGACGATGAGCATACGGGTCCCCTCGGGTACGGAGATACCAGCGAGCTGAGCAATGTGCTGCACGCTCTTGCCGACGACGTCACGGCTGATGGTGCCGTTGACGAAGAGCGTATTGACCAGCTTGTCGTGCTCCTCAGCTGGTACGAAGTAAGCTCCGTGATCCTTGAAGGCCTGGAAGATCTCCTCCCGGTGCTGCTCAGGGTAGATGAAGCACTGCTCGCCAGAGCAGATGATGCCGTTGTCAAAGATACGTCCACGGATGATGGTCTCGGCAGCTTCTTTGTAGTCGATATGCTCATCGAGGATGACCTGCACGTTGCCAGCGCCTACGCCAAAGGAGGGCTTGCCCGAAGAGTAAGCAGAGTGTACCATGCCCATACCACCCGTAGCAACTACGACGTCGACAGCCGCCATAAGGTCTTGCGTGGCTTGGATAGAGGGCTCGGTGACGCACTGAATGAGGTGCTCAGGTACGTTGAACTCCTTAAGACGCTCCAGTATGAGCTGGATGGTATGTGCGGAGCAGTTCTTAGAGCGTGGGTGTGGCGAGACGATGATCGCGTTGCGTGTCTTGAGAGCGAAGGCGATGTTTGCCATCGGAGTGACGATCGGATTAGTCGTCGGAGTGATCGCAGCGACGACACCTACGGGCTTAGCGATCTTGATGAGGCCGGTCTTCTCGTCGATGTCCAGTACGCCCATACTCTTCTTGCCCTGGAGGTTGCTCCATACGCCTTTTGACTTGTTGCGGCACTTAGCTACTTTGTCCTCATAGACGCCCATCTCGGTCTCGTCGACAGCTTCACGAGCGAGCATCTCAGCATTGTCATAGACGACACGACAGAGAGCCTTGACCACCTGGTCTACAGCGTCCTGATCGAAGCGTGCTTGGTAATCCTTCTGTGCCTCTCGTGCTAGAGAGACCATTTCTTTGATATCCATGATATGGTTGTTTATAGATTGAATGTATGATAGCTTTATTAGTAGAGAGCCTTGTAGATGTCTCTGATCTCGTCCCGTGTGAGGGGGGTATAGTTGTTCGCAAGGAGGCGCTGCTGCGTAGCGATGACCGCATCGGCAAAGCCTTCGATCTCAGCCTCCTTCATACCGTATGTGCGAAGCGAATTCTTGGCGATCAAAGCTGAGAGCAGTGCGTCGATTTCGTCAAAGAGCGTGGCGGGCGTACAACCCATCAGCTTGGCGAGCTTCTCCTTGAGGAGCTGCATCTGACCCGCTGGAGCCTTGCGCTCGTAAGCCTTAAAGACCTCGGTGAAGAACTGATAGTTTGCCTCTCCGTGCGGTACGTGATAGGAGCCACCGAGCGGATAAGAGAGCGCATGGACGGCGCCAACACCTGCATTGCCAAAGGCGATGCCCGCGAAGTTGCTCGCCATAATCATCTCGCCCATACAGTCGAAGCGGTAGTCGGGACCCTTGTCTCGTATCTTCTGGAAGACCGGGATGATGATCTGCCAAGCGGCTTCGCTAAAGATTGCGGTGTAGGGATTGCACTTGGGCGAGAGGAAGGACTCCACAGCATGTATCAGCGCATCGATGGCGCTGCAAGCGTAAAACTTGAAGGGCAGCCCCCTCAGCAGCTCAGGGATGATGACCGCATTGTCAGCTACGATAGCATCGTCAGCGAGTCCCATCTTCGTCTGGCGGCTCTTGATCTCAGCGATAGAGATATTGGTCACCTCGCTACCCGTACCACAGGTCGTGGGGATGATGATGAGCTGCTTCTCCTTGACGAGAGGGATCTTCTTGTCAAAAGCGTCCATCACGTCTGTCAAGCCACGCAGCACAAAGAGCTTGGAGATGTCGATGACCGTGCCACCGCCTACGGCTATGACACGATCGTAGTCCGTGCCCTGGAGGTCGTGGAGGATCTGATTCATCATCTCCTCCGAGGGCTCACCTGTGCCGTAGTGCTCCTGCATGACGAAGTGGCAGGGTAGCTGGGAGGCTTTCATAAAGGGCTCGTAGAGGAAGTCATTGGTGATGACTAGGTCACGCTCCCCAAGTGCAAAGGCTTTGGCAAAGTCTGCAAAGGTCTCGAACTGGTCGATGACCGTCTTGAGCTTGAATAGTTGCATAGTAAGAATGTATTGTTATAGTTTGAATCTTCTCTTGCACTCCGCCTCTAGCTCGGGGCGGAAATTGGGATGAGCGATAGCTGTCAGTGCTAAGGCTCGCTCACGGAGCGACTTGCCCTTGAGGTGCGCTACGCCATACTCGGTGACGATGTAGTCTACGTCGTTGCGAGAGGTGGTGATGGCGGCACCCTCTGTGAGTAGCGGTACGATGCGGGAGGCGGTGCCTCGGCGTGCCGTGGAGGGGATAGCGATGATGCTGCGTCCGCCCTTAGACCAAGCGGCACCACGCACGAAGTCAACCTGTCCGCCTGGACCGCTGAACTGTCGCAAGCCCATCGCCTCAGAGACCACCTGCCCCATAAGGTCTACCTCGATACAGCTATTGATGCTCACGAGGTGGTCGTTTTGGGCGATGATGCGCGGGTCGTTGACATAGTTGACGGGACGCATCTCGATGGCTGGGTTGTTGTGCGCAAAGTCGTAGAGTTCTTGCGTACCCATGAGGAATGTAGCGACCACCTTGTTGGGGAGGAGCGTCTTGCACCGACCCGTGATGGTATGAGCCTTGATGAGCTTGACCACGCCGTCAGAGACCATCTCGGAGTGGATACCGAGATCCTTCTTATCCTTGAGAAAGAGCAAGACAGCATCGGGGATTGCTCCGATGCCGAGCTGGAGCGTGTCTCCATCCTGTATGAGCTCTGCGCAGTTGCGTCCGATAGCCTCCTCAACCTCTCCGATGCGTGGCAGGTCAAGTGCGTAGAGTGGGTAGTCGGCCTCTACGATATGTGTGAGCTGAGAGATATGTATGAGGTTGTCTCCGCCAACGAATGGCATCTGCTTATTGAGCTCTCCGATGACGACTCGAGCCTGCTCAGCAGCTGGCTTGCTATAGTCACAGGAGGTGCCGAAGCTGCAGTAGCCCTCCTCGTTGGGATAGGAGAGCTGCACGATAGCTACATCGGGGTGAAAGACTCCCCCTGGCTGCATCATCGAGGGCACCTCGTAGAAGTAGGAGGGGACGAAGTCCGCGCGCTGCTCATCGACGGCAGGACGCGTGTTGGCACCGACGAAGTTGGTCACGAGTCTGAAGTGTCCCTCCATCTCGGGTGCTGTGTAGGGGCTCTCGCCCAGGGTGACCATGTGGAAGATGCGGACATCGTGGAAGCGCTCATAGTTTCGCGCCAAGGCAGCGACGCACGCTTGCGGTACAGCGGCTGCATGAGATAGTACGACGAAGTCACCGTCCTGTATGTGGGAGACCGCTTCGTCGGGAGAGATACTGCTAAATGGGATAGACATATGGAGAGGTTAGAGATTAGAAGATAGAGGTTAGAGATTAGAGTGGCTCTAGTGATGCTAGGAGGACTAGTGGTACTAGTGATGCTAGTGGTACTAGTGACTTTAGCTAAGAGCCAGCAAAAGTTACTTTCGTATGATACGGAGCGCCTCGGCGATGAGTTCGTCGCTGACGCTGTCGTCTACGGTTACCATTAGGGTGGGGAGGCCCAGCTCGCCTCGTAGCGTCTCCTGCACCACCTCCCGGATCGTGCTACTCAGCGAGGGGCATGCTTGACAACTCCCCGAGACCTTGACGAAAACTTGTTCGCCAGCGACCCTCAGCAGCGCTATGTCGCCCCCGTGTGCTTGGAGCTGAGGACGTACATAGCTACTGATGATGGTCGTGATCTCGTCTACCCTAGAGGATAGATCTGTCATAAGAGATAGGGACTACTTGCCCTGAGGCTTATCTAGAGAGGTGTCGAGATGAGCTATCTTACGAGCCAGCTCCTTCTTTGCCTCCATATTACACTGACGCGAGATCATGATGCGCTGAGCCTGTGGCGAGCCAGCACCGTGCAGGCTCTCCGTGCGGTAGCCTACGGCTGCGGTACCGAGCGTGAGATTCTCGATCAGACGCAAGATGCGCATACGATTTACCGTGTCCGTGCCCTTAGCACCAGCGAGGTACTTACGTACGAGTGGCCCGACCTCCTCGTGCTGCAGGTCAGCTTGGCTAGGCATCGTAACCATCAGACCGCCAGCTATGTCCTCAGCGAGACGTGTGATCTCGTAGGGATAGCGGGTTACATTCTGCTTACATACGTTGGCCAGGAGCATATCGATCAGGTAGTTGCCCGACTTCGTCTTCTTGCCCTCAGCCGAGCAAGCGATACCGCAAGCGTAGAGCGTCTCATTGAGGTGAACCATCTCGATCAGCTTGTCCTTGATGTGCGAAGCCCGAGGCACACCGTTGTAGTCAGCAGCCAGAGCAGCAGCACCGATGAGTACGTCGCCCACACCTACCTTACAGCCACCATAAGACTGACGGTGATAGCCAGCGAAGCGCTCGACAAGCATGTTGGAGAACTGGTACTCACGGCACATGAAGACACGCTCCATAGGTACGAAGACGTGATCCATGATGAAGAGCGTCTCATGACCTCCGAAGGTTGAGTTACCCAGGTCAATGTCTGCGCCCTTCTCCATCTTGCGTGTGTCGCAAGACTGACGGCCGTAGATGATCGTAACGCCCTCGGCATCACTGGGGATGGCAAAAGAGACAGCGTAGTCAGCATCCTCCTCACGCATCGAGCAGGTAGGCATGATCAGGTGCTCATGCGAATTGACCGAGCCAGTCTGGTGAGCCTTGGCACCCGTGACGACGATACCATCAGGACGTATCTCGTTGATGTGTACGTAGAGATCTGGATCCTCCTGCTGTGAGGGTGAGAGGCTACGGTCGCCCTTAGGATCGGTCATAGCACCGTCTACGACGAGGTCGTTGTCCTGGCAGTACTGTACATAGTCTCTGAAGCGCTGGTGGTAGTTGGTACCGCACGCCTCGTCCATCTCATAGGTGGTAGACCAGATAGCATTGAAGGCATCCATACCGACACAGCGCTGGAAGCAGCTAGCGGTCTTCTGACCGAGGAGACGCTGCATCTTGACCTTCTTGACGAGGTCCTCAGCGCTCTGGTGAATGTGGCAGAAGCGATTGATCGTCTTGCCCGTAATGTTGGAGGTAGCGGTCATCAGATCCTTGTACTCCTCCTGCTGTGCCAGCTCATAGGTCATCGCTAGCGAATTGAGCGATGGACGGATCATGGGGTGGTCGACGGGGTTGTCGATCTTCTGGCCCATGAAGTAGACGTTAAGGTGGAGAGCTCTAAGGCTCTCGATGTACTCTTCGCGTGTTTTCATAACTTCTTTTCTGTATAAAGTGAATAGAATCTTCGTGCGTCAGAGTAGGACGATCGAAATACAGAGCAGAAGTCACGGGATATGGCCCTATCCTACAGGTCAGCGCCTGTAAAGCCCTCCAAGCTGGCAGTAGGGAGAGAGTGATGAGTGTAGACACGACGAGAGAGAGCCTCATAGTCAGTCTCGCTGCTATGGACTCTATCATACGCACTATGTTAAGCCATCTATGTCCCGCTGTCATTCTTTTTATTTCCTAGCTCTGAAAACAAAAGTCCTATGGCACAGGCAGGTCTTCTGACTTCTCCCTAGTTCGTATAGCTCACATCGAGTCGTACAAAACGGGCGATACCCTGGGTCTTCCCATAGCTACCTACAGCACCTTCACGCGAAGGCTTGTAGGGGTCGTGCTACAGTGACATCTTAATGCAGGGGCGCACTTCAGGAGTTACAGCTGAGAGTACAGTCTTGGCTTCGCACCAAGTTCCCTATTCAGACGGGGTGACAAGATTTGGTTGTTCCTCGTACACCTATGCACCGCAAAGGTACATAATATATTCTAATCCAACCACAAGAACCTGATCAGACACAGAAGAAATGAATCTCCACGTAGGTATTTTCAAATCTCCACGTAGGTATTTTCAAATCTCCACGTGGAAAAGAAAAATTCTCCACGTGGAGACGAAATAAAACTTCGGAGGAATCAAATGAAACTTCGGAGGAATCGTTTCGCCTCCACGTGGAAAATAAAAAATAGCCCCCTGGAAAATCGAAAATCCCTACCGAGGAAAGCGACCGAAGGTCGACCACTGGCTATTAGCTGTTGGCTAGAGTCACTAGAGCCTCTCTAATCTCTAACCTCTAACCTCTAATATCTTTTTTAATATCTTTGCCTTGAGCTGACGTAACTCAGTAGATGCTACGGGCTTAGTACGACGACTCACCTTGAGAAAACATAAATCCATAATACCAACAAACATGAAAAGGATTAGATCACTACTAGGATGCGTCCTAATCATTTGCCTGTCACTATCGCAAAGCATGCTTCTGACAGCTCAAGAAGACCTTGTCGCAGAGATGAATGGTACCTATGCGACGGGGACAGAGTTTAACCTATGGGTATCATCTCGCTCTGGCTCTATACGAGTCGACTACGGCAGTGGCTCACCCACTGAGCTACAGGTCTCTACAGACCCCAGCATGCCGACGAAGATCAACAGCTACACGACCGAAGGCAAGTCGGTCAAAGTATACGGTCGTGACCTGACGACTCTGCGATGCTTCTGGAACAAGCTTACGTCTCTCACGCTGCACGCGCCAGAGCTAGAGATACTCATCTGTCACACAAACAGCATACCCTCTCTAGACCTGACAGGGAGCCCTAAGCTGCGCATACTAGATGCTACGGAGGCAGGGTTGACGACCCTTCAGATGAGCGGTCTGACCCTCATCGATACGCTCGTATGTGATGGCAATAAGTTGACACAGCTAGATCTGAGCGACATGACGCACCTCAGACTCTTGGAGTGCTACAAGAATAAGCTATCACAGCTGGATCTTACCTCTTGTCCAGATCTTGTCAAGGTGTCTGCTCACAAGAACCAACTCACGACACTCAACGTATCTGGACTGACTAAGCTAGAGGAGGTCTCTTGCTGGCAG is part of the Porphyromonas asaccharolytica DSM 20707 genome and harbors:
- a CDS encoding aldehyde dehydrogenase family protein; its protein translation is MDIKEMVSLAREAQKDYQARFDQDAVDQVVKALCRVVYDNAEMLAREAVDETEMGVYEDKVAKCRNKSKGVWSNLQGKKSMGVLDIDEKTGLIKIAKPVGVVAAITPTTNPIVTPMANIAFALKTRNAIIVSPHPRSKNCSAHTIQLILERLKEFNVPEHLIQCVTEPSIQATQDLMAAVDVVVATGGMGMVHSAYSSGKPSFGVGAGNVQVILDEHIDYKEAAETIIRGRIFDNGIICSGEQCFIYPEQHREEIFQAFKDHGAYFVPAEEHDKLVNTLFVNGTISRDVVGKSVQHIAQLAGISVPEGTRMLIVPAKGVGTADPICKEKMCPVMTCLPYKHFDEAIEIANTNLKMEGSGHTAGIHSNNQGNIIKAGDEITISRLIVNAPCSITAGGSIQNGLSVTTTLGCGSWGNNSISENLTYKHLLNISRIARMSPHVHVPTDEEIWAMN
- a CDS encoding 4-hydroxybutyrate dehydrogenase, giving the protein MQLFKLKTVIDQFETFADFAKAFALGERDLVITNDFLYEPFMKASQLPCHFVMQEHYGTGEPSEEMMNQILHDLQGTDYDRVIAVGGGTVIDISKLFVLRGLTDVMDAFDKKIPLVKEKQLIIIPTTCGTGSEVTNISIAEIKSRQTKMGLADDAIVADNAVIIPELLRGLPFKFYACSAIDALIHAVESFLSPKCNPYTAIFSEAAWQIIIPVFQKIRDKGPDYRFDCMGEMIMASNFAGIAFGNAGVGAVHALSYPLGGSYHVPHGEANYQFFTEVFKAYERKAPAGQMQLLKEKLAKLMGCTPATLFDEIDALLSALIAKNSLRTYGMKEAEIEGFADAVIATQQRLLANNYTPLTRDEIRDIYKALY
- a CDS encoding acetyl-CoA hydrolase/transferase family protein, with product MSIPFSSISPDEAVSHIQDGDFVVLSHAAAVPQACVAALARNYERFHDVRIFHMVTLGESPYTAPEMEGHFRLVTNFVGANTRPAVDEQRADFVPSYFYEVPSMMQPGGVFHPDVAIVQLSYPNEEGYCSFGTSCDYSKPAAEQARVVIGELNKQMPFVGGDNLIHISQLTHIVEADYPLYALDLPRIGEVEEAIGRNCAELIQDGDTLQLGIGAIPDAVLLFLKDKKDLGIHSEMVSDGVVKLIKAHTITGRCKTLLPNKVVATFLMGTQELYDFAHNNPAIEMRPVNYVNDPRIIAQNDHLVSINSCIEVDLMGQVVSEAMGLRQFSGPGGQVDFVRGAAWSKGGRSIIAIPSTARRGTASRIVPLLTEGAAITTSRNDVDYIVTEYGVAHLKGKSLRERALALTAIAHPNFRPELEAECKRRFKL
- a CDS encoding 4-hydroxyphenylacetate 3-hydroxylase family protein, with protein sequence MKTREEYIESLRALHLNVYFMGQKIDNPVDHPMIRPSLNSLAMTYELAQQEEYKDLMTATSNITGKTINRFCHIHQSAEDLVKKVKMQRLLGQKTASCFQRCVGMDAFNAIWSTTYEMDEACGTNYHQRFRDYVQYCQDNDLVVDGAMTDPKGDRSLSPSQQEDPDLYVHINEIRPDGIVVTGAKAHQTGSVNSHEHLIMPTCSMREEDADYAVSFAIPSDAEGVTIIYGRQSCDTRKMEKGADIDLGNSTFGGHETLFIMDHVFVPMERVFMCREYQFSNMLVERFAGYHRQSYGGCKVGVGDVLIGAAALAADYNGVPRASHIKDKLIEMVHLNETLYACGIACSAEGKKTKSGNYLIDMLLANVCKQNVTRYPYEITRLAEDIAGGLMVTMPSQADLQHEEVGPLVRKYLAGAKGTDTVNRMRILRLIENLTLGTAAVGYRTESLHGAGSPQAQRIMISRQCNMEAKKELARKIAHLDTSLDKPQGK
- a CDS encoding NifU family protein; its protein translation is MTDLSSRVDEITTIISSYVRPQLQAHGGDIALLRVAGEQVFVKVSGSCQACPSLSSTIREVVQETLRGELGLPTLMVTVDDSVSDELIAEALRIIRK